The Tenebrio molitor chromosome 2, icTenMoli1.1, whole genome shotgun sequence DNA segment TGAACTTATACCTTGTCTGTTCCGAGTTCTCGTTGACGTACCGACACTCTGGAGTATCGTAGTACCCCTTGGAGTAAATAACTCCATTGAATTCTCTATTGAACTCTATGCTGATGGTCATCATGTCCTTAGCACACTCTACATCAATTGCGTGGATATGTGGGGGATGGTTCAAGTCTTCACCGCCCGGTTGCGACGTCACTCCTGGAGTTTCACCAGGTTGCGGTCGTGAAGTTGGTACTACATTATTGTCATCAGGAGAAGGTGTAGTGGTACCGCTAGGTCCTTCAGTAGCTTGAGTAGTAATGGCGGGGGATGTAAAATGGGTATTTGGGGCAGAAGTTATGGGGACATTAGTTGGACCTGGAGTTTGTGGTTGTTGAGTTGTTGTAACTGGAGGTCCGTACGTAGCGGCAGGTTGAGTGGTGTAGCTGGAGCCTGGAGTCGAGAAAGTAGGTCTTTGAGTGGGATAACCTGTGGAGAATGGGGGCTGTGTGGGGTAGCCAGTGGAGAATGGAGGTTGCGTGGGGAAACCTGGTCTTTGCGTAGAAGGGAATGGACGCTGCGTCGGATAACCTAGAAATCTCGTGTAAAATCAGACttgttgacatttgttatGATCTGTACCTGTGGAGCCCGGAGTGCTTCCCGGAAATCCTGTCGTGGGATAACCTATGACAACAGTTAGCTTTGTCTTGGAAGACTTTGGACCTTACCTGTGAATGGAGGTTGGGGAGAGCTCGGATATCCGGGTCTCGGAGGCGTGATATCATTCGTTGGGGACGGGTACCCCTCTCCGGTCACAGCTCCAGTCGTGGGGTTCGTGTAGATGGGGAAAGGGGGTTGTGGCGTGATTCCTGACGGGGGATACCCTTGATTGAACGGGGGACTCACCGGTTCGAAAGGCCTGGGTTTCTGAGTGTTACTTGGAGGGAGGTACTCACGAAGAGTTCCTTGACGAACTGAGGATAAAACATTTACATAATCAGCCTGTTTACATACAACAATTCTTCAGTTGAAGAATTCTGTTGTTGTGCAGTTAAACAATGGGATTAATATTCAATGAATGAAGGAAAGTAGTCGTGTtggtaattactaattacggTAATAAATACAGCTATTATACAAAAGGATGTGGTTAATGCGACAGTTTGCTGAGATTAATGTTTCCAGTTTTTCTGCTCCATAACACAATATAATCACAATGGTATTCATTAATCCGTTAATGGTCATAATTAACTTTGCTAATTACACAGGTCTGACTGATTATGGATAAGGTTATTCTATGGACGTGGGATTTAACCGCATGAGTAAACAAAATGGCATTCCTTAAATTaattgtcataatttttaaacttaCTTCTTCTGCTGTTCTGAGTGTACACTCCTTGGAGCCATTGCAGGATGTTCTGAACCATTTGGTCTGCATTGGTTTGTCTGGCCACTCTGGATCCTAGATTTTTGTTACACTGTAGTAgagaaaaatggaaatttgacagtGATGGTCGTACCTCTTTGTGAAGCATCAGTTTCAGATAAAGCTTCTTCGGCAGTGATGTTGTTGATAATTGTCGCCCACAAGGCGACAACTACAATGATGAACTTCATTCtgtaagaaaaagaaaataatcagAAATGCAGGAATGCAGAACCAAAAACGGGCTTTACGGAAGTACTAAAGTTATGTCGGctaaattatgtatatttGAAAGTAGACTGAAGTAAAGAATGTGTAATATTTATAAGAATCTTAATATTCAATTTACTTTACATCTTAAATTACTAGggtttttatgttttttgtctttttttattttggaattttaaaataaaattaaaatatagtGACAAGAGGAAGTAACATCTTGGAAGataaatttgtcaaagtttCAACTATCAAGAACGTCAAACACGATCTTGTaagaatttttcataaaacgcAATAATACCTGATCAAAGCATGTAATTCTCAAAAATATGAGGTAGGATACGAATATGAAAATTGATTAAATGTCTCTGCTGACAAAGATCAGATTTGCCAATTATATAAAGTAGAAGAACAAGAAGGTAATTCTAATAACTCGACTTTAAATAAAGATCTGATGTTAACTACATTTTacgcaaaattaaaattatttaaacaaaattaaaaataatttagtagGATTTATGTATggaatgaatgtcaagtttatATAGGATTACTAGGTGACCCGGCGAACTTCGTACCGCCTCAGAATCGataaatgttgtgttaacttattaggtgaactaaattaagtttttttattaagttaaaatgaataattaaaatgaattgaaatttaatgacTTAATGCatacacaaacaaatttaatacagttggttgcaaaaaaaacgggaaacgaaaatttttataatgtaaatttggttttgtctatttgtcaattaattgtctactcgacaatacctatcaaataatttctaaaaatgtctgaattttgactctaattctaacctatctctcgtaagaaggtttcacactatgaaaaaaattgtaaaaatgtgtcaattttattctgacagttcccgtttttttttgcaaccaactataccttAATTTAATGCTAAGCACTACGCCCTCCGACGGAGATTATTCATTCGTATTCACGTCACGTGATGTGCAATTTCTGCACGGATGTTGGCCTTCAGGTCTTGTAGGGTCCTTAGATAGTTGATATAAACgcgagatttaaaaaaaaaaaacacccataAACAAAATCGCAAGGGGCCAAATCTGGCGAGCGAGTTCTCTACTACAAATTGCCTCTTATTGAAGTGAAACTCCAGTTCTTCGTCTTGTCGCACTCCCGGTTTGTCTGAACGTAGTGACCcatgtaacaattgatttctggttcgggacacgacccaacattgaagcgatttcggaagggttgcgatcacagaatctcagtttgaaaagtagacCTCGACGGCAAACGCAGGGTCTCCATCTCCACTCTTTCAACCATGGAGGTAGTATTAACAGGAGGGAGCATTCCCTATGGCCCTATACCGTCAATGCTTTagaatgattgtagtccaagtaggcgtaaaaactgaatgtaaaatttatggttgccgctccatataaaaaacatcaaaatgatgtgaatgagtgggtacacaccgttcacacacaggagttaaattgggtgcaaaacaactcaatatttttggattcaatcgttaattaaaaaaaaaagtctcatcatcgcacttttcacctaaaaaatgacagtgacagccacaaaaattgacagttcacataccataggcatggcctgcttcgactacagtCATTTATAACAACCCTGTACAAATACAGGAtgattataaatgattgtcccattgcagtaggcgttggtgacgtagttgaatgtgccgcaagccttataacatgagtgagactagtatcggcgataggtggcgctcctAGCGGTAGTGGAAATATGTCTACTGTTGCGAGGCtgggcacatccaaaatttgtgtgggttttcaacgccaactgctatgggacaataatttataataaattaaatagaaaaCATGCAAATGATTTGAGAAGTAACAGGTGAATGAAGAgagtaatttttataaatgccGGCTACAGGACAAAAAGCAAATAAGTGGcgagtaaaaaataagcaacatTGCTAAGcagaacaaaaattaaaataactctgttttcccaatttctgattttaaaattgtggtaattcttattttcatttgttaaatttaatattaacttAATCTTGAAATAtcttaatttataattttgattttttaataataatagttattgtAGTAGTATAGTAGTTATTGATGATACATTTGTTTTATTGGGCATCTAAGACACCCAAGAAAAGTTTAAACACGACACTAAATACTGAGTGTTTATAGTATATTTATCCCTAATAGAAATAGGTATTgattaaaatcataaatcacaccaaCAAAGAATTGAAGTAATGATCAGGTAAGAAACCGGTCATTGTTGCCCTTTGGGTCGACCAAATATTTCAGTAATATTTGCTATAAATTATAAGGGTGGAGTGCTTCAAGATCTGTTTCATTGttggtgtgatttatgattttattcaatatttttattagggATAAATAGGGATATATACTATAATTTATTCTTGAGTGTCTTATGGTTAGCTACCCAGCAATCAAGACGACCGCGGCACAACCCGGAAAACAATAACCCTATTGACAACGGCCGTGAAAACACAACCTATAGATAGGCGTTATGCCGTAACAGATAGGCCATGAGGATTGTTTATATTATTTAGTTaatggataaaaaaaaatcacgtttGCCGAGTTTAGCGGCTGGAAACAAAAGAAAGATGTAATAGCAATAATTAGTTAACTAGTAATAACTGAATAAGATGTTATgttgacatattttttaaatgttaagaAAAGGTTTATGTAGACAAAATATTCGATGATGAAGGCAGCTTTGAAAGTACATGAAaacatgaaaataaaaaatatgataaacaAACTGCTTATCTGAAGAGCGAATCCAGAACGTACAAATCCAAAAAGGCAAAGCTTCTCGAAAGAGAACATACAGAGCATTTTTTGAATGGGACACCTGATGAAGAATACTCGATGGTCAAAGTACATAATAGTTTTCTTTGTGATGCTGatgatgcatttttttttaactttttgtgCATTGCAGTAATAATAGGCATTGCTGGTGCTTACCTATGCAAAGAGTTGACGAATCTGAACATTGAGGATGTACAAGATATAGGACCGTATtatgtaatatgtatgtatgtatgtaccaGATAAGAAGACACACGTTTCATGTAATTTCGAAAAAGGATTTTCTGCTAATACTGTTGAGATTTGTAACAAGTAAGTACATGCTTTTTTTACACCTTAATTTTCCACGGGAGATCTTTTAGCGATATATTcgtataaatgaaaaatgcgCGATGCAGGCTGTTGGAATTAACACAATGTGGAGAATATCTtcgaaatttatttctttataaaagCCAACAGATGCGGAGTCCTACATTGGTCACAGTATGAGACGACAACTGAACAATGCGGGTAGTGATATTACGACCACCAACGTCACTATGGTGAAAGGACACaaagtttcaaataaaattgatattGCGAAGAAGGAAGCttctataataataattgattgtagtcaaagcaggccatgcccatgttatgacatttttgccgctttcaagtgaactgtcaatttttgtcgctgtcactgtcattttttaggtgaaaagtgcggtgatgagaattttatttattatttttaaattaactattgaatacaaaaatattgagttgttttgcaaccaattctaaaaatattgagttaccttacacccaatttaactcctgtgtgtgtactcacttattcacatcattttgatgtgttttatatggagcggcaatcataaattttacattcagtttttacgcctacttggactacagtcatttataataaccctgtagaataaagaagaaatcaaCCTTTGTTGATGATGATTCATCTTTAAATGGATTTTGCAAGGCAGAATTTGATCAAGTGATTAAGTGGACATGTAACAAATTAATGTTACTaaataatcaattttaaaaacaatgcTATACtgcaaaaaaatcattaatatACCAGGTGTCTCACCTAAGACTTTTAGATCTTATATCCATATGATTTATGGActgatttttgtgaaatttggaaGATGGGTATTCTAGTGAATGAAGAATAAATTACTGGTAATAAAATGCctgattaaaaagaaaaacgtaattttaaaacattttcattcatttgaATCTACACGTACATAACTAATAAATTGTGTGTATATGTTACGGACAAAGACGATAATTCGGCCAATAACGTTATTGGCCGGCCAATGACGATAATGGTCAGTCAAGTTGGACATTAACCATAATGACCGGCCAATAATGTCCTTGTAATTTGGACAGTGTTGATAATCCATAACATAACATAATACGAGCGCgctgcacaaaaaaatttaccgcaacaaaaatgaataattttgagtACTCTCactattaaaattgaaaaattggtacttttcactttgttctgatagtttttttaagtttttttaagtacttacttaATAAGtgtgaataatattttttcacatagTACCTACTTCAACacatttgataaataaataaactaaaacaaaacaatataTTGTAtacacaaaataataataataataatcatgtaTCCTATATCAACATTCTCTAGCCGTTTCTGGCCATTATCATTAATGACCGGGCAATGATGTTAACgttagaataaaaatgccatttttaataacattgcCCACCCGTCACGGGCCATAACGTCAATGTCCGGTCATTATCAATAATCGCCGGGAAAAATGGCCATTCACGTCATTGTCCGGCCATTATCGTCAATGTCCATTTATCGTCTTTGCCCGTAACatatacaaaaaatgtaatcaaaTTAACAGTTTCTACTTCAAGAAAACATccattattttg contains these protein-coding regions:
- the LOC138124555 gene encoding uncharacterized protein; amino-acid sequence: MKFIIVVVALWATIINNITAEEALSETDASQRGSRVARQTNADQMVQNILQWLQGVYTQNSRRIRQGTLREYLPPSNTQKPRPFEPVSPPFNQGYPPSGITPQPPFPIYTNPTTGAVTGEGYPSPTNDITPPRPGYPSSPQPPFTGYPTTGFPGSTPGSTGYPTQRPFPSTQRPGFPTQPPFSTGYPTQPPFSTGYPTQRPTFSTPGSSYTTQPAATYGPPVTTTQQPQTPGPTNVPITSAPNTHFTSPAITTQATEGPSGTTTPSPDDNNVVPTSRPQPGETPGVTSQPGGEDLNHPPHIHAIDVECAKDMMTISIEFNREFNGVIYSKGYYDTPECRYVNENSEQTRYKFTVSLNSCGTEFINAFDTQGQSYLENVLVIQNEQGIQEVWDTIRSVRCLWEGNLKDSLSVALSVGMLSQEIVTFSGDTAMAKLDIQLGRGPFAPPANGLVKIGEQMTLVISVSGDPGFDIQVKDCRATDSTGDRIYPLTDDSGCILKPKLFGAFQKTRNTGDSGASIIAYAFFNAFKFPDVMDLMIQCNIELCKTDCQVCPEPNQQVEPGRRKRRDLYSYNNTLGEGVTMGKHLRVILPEDLSDSGNAVINLNEFDGVCMSIQSFVLSSAVMISLLTASSVISACFWLKNQRLRYKV